DNA sequence from the Butyricimonas faecalis genome:
CAGAAACTTTTTATTGTTTTTTGTCTTTTGCTTGCAACTAATAGTCCGACATTGAAAGAGCTATTTCCCAATGAAGTAAGCTCTTTCGGGAGTAACCAAATTACGAAAAGTACCATTCCGTATCGTTGTTAGGAAACAATATACTACCTTTGTAACACAAACACAAAGAGTATGAATGAATTAAGAAATATGCGCCGCAAGCGCCAGCAACTACCAGAAGAAGAAACAATATATCTTCTTCGCCATGCGACATCAGGTGTACTGTCTCTACTTGATGAAAGTGGCTATCCATACGGAGTACCTATCAGCTATGTTTACGATGATAACAAATTGTACTTCCATTCAGCATTAAACGGGCATAAGATAGATGCGATACGCCATTCTGACAAAGCCTCATTCACTATTATATGCAAGGACGAGGTACATCCTGAAACATTCACCACTTACTTCCGCAGCGTGATTTGCTTTGGACATTTGCGAATCATTGATGACGCAACAGAAAAACTCAACGCATTGTATCTACTGGGCAAACGATACAACCCGAATGACGAGCAAGCGTTGGATACTGAAATACAGAGTAGTATTAATCGGGTGGCAGTTATAGAGTTTTCGATAGAACACCTCACAGGCAAGGAGGCAATCGAACTGACAAGGCAGAGAGAGGCCCAAAGACATCCTTGACTGCGATTGCTTTCAAACTCAAGTTTACAACACAACTGAACATCCACGATAGTAATATCAATAATTACGCCCCAATGTTAGCATACACCTACATCAACAAAGGAAACTTCAGACTTCAAGAGAAGCCACTTCCCCAAATAGCGGATTCACGAGATGCCATCGTGCGTGTCACGCTAAGCAGCATCTGTACCAGTGATTTACACATCAAACACGGGAGTGTACCCCGTGCCGTACCAGGTATTACCGTGGGGCACGAAATGGTAGGTGTCGTGGAACAAACGGGGACTAACGTCACGACCGTGAAACCTGGAGACCGAGTGATCATTAACGTGGAAACCTTTTGTGGAGAGTGCTTTTTCTGCAAGAAAGGATTCGTGAACAACTGCACCGATCCCAACGGGGGATGGGCATTGGGATGCCGCATTGACGGGGGACAGGCCGAGTACGTTCGTGTTCCCTATGCCGACAGTGGACTCAACCGCATCCCCGACACGGTGAGCGATGAACAAGCGCTTTTCGTGGGTGATGTACTTGCTACCGGATTTTGGGCCGCACGCATTTCGGAGATCGCAGAAGACGACACGGTACTCGTTATCGGGGCCGGGCCGACCGGAATATGTACCCTGCTTTGCGTGATGCTAAAGAAGCCAAAACGAATTATTGTCTGCGAAAAGTCTCCCGAAAGGATTCGGTTTGTCAGGGAACACTACCCCGAAGTACTAGTAACCGAACCGGAAAGATGCAAAGAGTTCGTCCTTGAGCATAGCGATCATGGAGGGGCCGACGTGGTACTAGAAGTTGCCGGGAGCGATGACACGTTCCGCATGGCATGGGAATGCGCCCGCCCCAACGCCGTGGTAACCGTGGTTGCCCTCTACGATAAACCGCAACTTTTACCGTTACCCGATATGTACGGCAAAAACCTCACGTTCAAGACCGGAGGTGTGGATGGTTGCGATTGTGCCGAAATCCTTCGCTTGATAGAAAAAGGCGAAATTGATACCACACCACTCATCACTCACCGTTTCCCGCTAAATGAAATCGAAGAGGCCTACCGCATTTTCGAAAACAAACTTGACGGGGTGATAAAGATTGCGATAACGGGGAAATAAACCCCAATGTGGTGGAAAAATACTATCTTTGTCATCATATTCAACTTATGACAAAAGAGTTAGACAAGGAATACAGGCGGTTATTACTGTCCCAACGAATTGACAGTGGGTCTTTGAATTATGACCTATTGCGACAACATATTGAAGTATTCTCTCGATCCGATGTGTTGCGGAGTCAAGCCGTAACTATATATGACAACTTCCGTTTCGAACACGCCTATGTGTCAGAATACCACAAGAGACAGTTTGGGAACGGAGAGATCGAAGTACATCCCGATGATTTGAATGATGTGCTGAAAAATGCAATAGCCTCACTCAAACACGTGTTCCAAGGCAACAGGAACTTCACTCACATGAAGGTCATCCGCGAGTACAGGGCCAAAGTGGGAGGTCGATTCCGCCGTGTCACGGAGTCATTGCAAGTTTTGGAAACAGATCAACTTGGGAATATATGGCTAGCGCTGTGTATCCTCGAAATTTCACCCAATCAAATGCCGCCATTCACGGTCAATTCTCAGATCATCAATACCGCTACAGGAGAGGTGTTTTCGCCTCTGACAAAATATTTTCAACGCGAATTAATATTAACGAAGCGCGAATTAGAAATATTAAACCTCATCTCACAAGGAAAGTTGAGTAAGGAAATCTCGGAAAATTTACACATAAGCATCCATACCGTCGATACCCATCGCCAACATATATTGGCAAAACTGAATGTGGACAACTCGCACGAAGCTGTACGTTGTGCCTTGTCGCTCGGCTTGATAGAATACTGATAAATCAGTATTTTCCACCTCTTGACAACAGCCTAATTTTGCAACAAAAAAGTTGATATGTACAAGAGGTTCATTATTTTGATATTTGGGATACTATCTCTATCTGCTACCGTTTACGCACAAAGTTTCCAAACGGTTCGAGGAACGGTAAAGGAGCAAAACGGCAACCGACCGATTCCCTACGCCACAATTGTGCTATCGGGGAATGATCACACGATGGGTTGCACGACCGATTCTTTAGGGAATTTCGTATTAAGTCGGGTTCCGATAGGACGTTATGATATCCATGTAAGTTTTATCGGCTACGAGCCGGTAATCATCAAAGAATTGCTTGTCAGTGGCGGTAAAGAAACATTCATCGAAGTGGAGATGATTGAAAGTCAGACGGTACTCGAAGAGATAGTTGTGCATCCCCGAATCAACAAGCAGGAACCGATTAACAACATGGCTCTTGGCGGCCGGATGCTCAGTGTAGAGGAGGCAGGGCGTTATGCCGGTGCCGCGGATGATCCGGCCCGGTTGGTATCCTCTTTTGCAGGAGTGACGCAAAGCGTGGGGAATAATGGTATTGTAGTTCGAGGGAATGCGCCCAAATTCCTGCAATGGCGTATGGAAGGCGTGGAGATCCCCAATCCCAATCATTTTGCCGATGTTACAAGCTTCGGCGGTGGCGGTTTCACAGCCTTGAGTAATCAAGTACTCGGCAATTCCGATTTCTTTACGGGAGCCTTCCCCGCAGAGTTCAGCAACGCACTTTCGGGTGTTTTTGATATGTACATACGCCGTGGCAGTAATACTAGCCATGAACATGCAGTCCAAATCGGTTCGCTCGGAGTCGAAGCCGCATCCGAAGGTCCATTCAAAAAAGGCTATGAAGGCTCTTATCTTTTCAATTACCGCTATTCTACCCTTTCATTGCTCTCATTTATGCTTCCCGAAGATGCCGATGGAACGAACTATCAAGATTTGTCGTTTAACATCTTCCTGCCCGCGGGGCAAGCTGGCATATTCTCGATATGGGGAGTCGGATTGATTGATCATTCGGGTACAACACCAGAACCGGACCGCAACAAATGGAAGTACGAACAGGACAAGCAAAATCAAGACGTAAAACAGTATATGGGAGCGGTCGGTATCAAACACAAAATTTACGTGGGAGAAGATGCTTCAATTCAATCCACATTTGCCACAACCATCAACAATATCGATATGCATACCGAACTACTCGGTAACGATGACCGCTTGTTACCCAAGAACATAGTTCGTAACACCTACCTCAATTTCATTGCATTGAGCGATTTCCAAAAACGCTTCGGTAGGATACACACAAACCGCACGGGCATCCGGTGGACGGGACTTCGATACGACCTGACATTTGCCGATGCAGCCGGACACATCGGTGATTTGGTCGAGATTGCCGATGAATCGGGGTTCAGCTCGCTCGTGAATATCTATTCCGAATCCATGCTTACCCTCGGAAATAAAGTGAAAATGAATATCGGTATCACCGGACAGTGGTTCACGCTCAACGACCGTTATACCATTGAACCCCGGCTGAGCGTGAAGTGGAAATTCGCACCCCGGCAATCGCTTTCATTCGCCTACGGCATGCATAGCCGGTTGGAGATGCTGAATTACTATTTCACAAAAGATGAAAACAGCCGGATGATAAACAAAGACCTCGATTTCACGAAAGCGCATCACGTTTCGCTCGGATACGACCTTTCGCCCGGCGAAAATCTCCACCTGCGGATAGAACCTTACTTTCAATGGCTCTACGATGTGCCTGTTATACCCGGAAGTACCTTCGCAATGCTCAACTTGCAAGGTAACGAAGATTGGTTTATTTCAGATCAGCTGATAAACGCAGGCAACGCCATAAATTACGGTATCGACATTACGTTCGAAAAGTATATGTCCCGCGGATTCTATTACATGGCGACAGCCTCGCTTTATGATTCGAAATACCGGACTTCCGACAAGGGCACATGGTATGACTCGCGCTACAACCGCCATTTTGCAGTCAATTTACTTACCGGAAAGGAGTGGATGTTGGGCAAAAACAAGCAGAATATGTTAGGTGCAAGCGGGAAAGTAACTGTTCAAGGAGGCGATCGTTACTCGCCCATCGATGCAGAAAAATCCTTGTTGCAACAAGAAGCCATCTATAATGAGCGAAATCCTTATTCCTGCCGGTTCGCCCCTATGGTACTGGCACATCTGACAATAAGCTACCGGATCAACCGGAAAAAAGTATCACATGAATTTGCGGCAAAACTGATAAATGTCACGGGGTATAAGGATTATTACGGGCATCGCTATAATTTCCGAGATCATACAGTCGAAGCCGAACGTGAAGCCAATATATTACCAAACATCAGCTACAAAATCAATTTTTAATACCGGATATAATTACCTAAATCTATTTAAGACATGACAAATGAAAAAGGCAATAATTGACTGGCCTTGATCATAATTGTCCGCTTCCGACCAAGCATGATAACGTCGAAATCCGCTTTATAGCGTTGAACAATTTCGGCCATCACTTGACGACAAGCCCCACATGGCGTGACATGATCCTCCACTTCCATGCCATGATCACGGGCTGCAATGGCGATTGCCTTGATTCCCGTCTCCGGGTAAGTGGAACAGGCATAAAACAAAGCGGTCCGCTCGGCACATAAACCAGAAGGGTAAGCCACATTTTCCTGATTGGTACCGCAAACGACCTCCCCGTTATTCATCAACACGGCAGCCCCCACGGCAAAACCCGAATACACACAATATGCCTTTTTTATGACATTCAAGGCCGCACGACACAAATCCTCGTATTCTTCCGGGTAAGATTCCCGGTATATCGTGTAATCAATCTTCAATTCCACTTTCTCCATTCTATTTTTTTTCGTAATTTTACCGCCAATATAAAACATTATCGGAAACTATGAACAAGATTTATGTTATTTTATTTTTAAGTTTTATATGTGTTAACATTTGTGGAGCCTCTACGGACAGTCGCAAAGCATTTATTAAAAAATATAAAGATATTGCCATCGAAGAGATGGATCGTACAGGAATCCCCGCCAGCATTAAGCTCGCCCAGGGTATATTGGAATCCGGATGTGGGAAGTCCCAACTGGCAATCAACGCGAACAATCATTTCGGTATCAAATGCCACAATTGGAATGGCCCTAGCTTCACCATGGACGATGATAAACGAAATGAATGTTTCCGGAAATACAGGAACCCGGAAGAATCATGGATTGACCACAGTGAATTTTTGCTTACCCGTCCCCGCTACGCCTTCCTGTTCGACCTGCCCAAAACAGATTATAAAGGCTGGGCAAAAGGATTGAAGAAAGCGGGGTATGCAACCGCTTCCGATTACGCGCAGAAACTCATTAAAATTATCGAGGAAGAAGAGTTATATCAATTCGATCGCCCGGGTAAAAAGATCCGTCCGATACCCAATGAATTAAACTATCAACTCAGCGAAAGCAAAAACTACCAGAGCCGAGTGGTATATATCAACAAAATCCCTTCCGTGAAAGTGAAAGAAGGCGACACGTTTGAAAGCATTGCCCAGTATTTCAACATTCCGTTGAAAAAATTATTGAAATACAACGATAAAAACGAGCTCTCTATCCGTACGGGGATGCACGTGTTTTTGGCAAAGAAAAAGAACAAGGCCCCCAAGGGTTACACCTTCCATAAAACAAAAGCGGGAGACACCATGTACATGATTTCCCAGATATACGGGATCAAACTCGCCAAATTGTTGCAGTATAACTATATGGAAAACGGTGAAAAACCCCAGGTCGGAGAAATGATCTCGCTAAGAGGTCCTGCTCAATTATACTAAAGGAGAAAAATTAAATGAAAAAAAATAACGAGCCATTCTTTAAACAGAATTTTATATTCGGATGCCTGATCGGAGGTACCTTCATTTTTGCATCTTTGTTATTTATTTTGGCAGGCAAAGGCGTCGTGGTGAACGCACAATTTCACAACATCATCATGATGCTGACTATTTTCGGAATTTTCATGGGTGTCCGGAAATACAGAGATGAACAACTGGCTGGTGTCATTTCTTACGGGAAAGCACTGAAAACAGGAATATATATTCTTTGCATCGCTTCATTATGTTATGCCGTGTACGTGTTCTTTTTATACACGTTTAACGCGGATTTGCTGACTGAATTCAAAAACGTGACAATAACCACGCTAAAGATTACCGGTCAGAACTCCCCGCTTTTCAAAATGCTCGAAGAAAACATGGATGTATATTTTGTTCCCGCCAGTATTGCTTTCGGGGAGCTATTCAATAGAATCCTCGTAGGAGCAGCCTTCTCGCTATTTATAGCCGGGTTGGTCAGAAGAAGTAAATTACCGTTTAACCCGCAAGAATTTTAAACATGAATATTTCAGTAGTCATACCGTTATATAACGAAGAAGAATCATTACCTGAACTCTCGGCATGGATCGAAAGAGTCATGGCAGCGAACAATTTTACCTACGAAATTATCATGGTAGATGACGGGAGTAATGATAAGTCGTGGAAAGTGATCGAACAACTATCCGCAAAAAATAATCACATACGAGGCATTAAATTTCGCCGTAATTACGGGAAATCGGCCGCGTTACATTGTGGTTTCGAGGATGCACAGGGAGACGTGGTTATTACCATGGATGCAGACTTGCAGGATAGCCCGGACGAGATTCCGGAACTCTACCGCATGATCATGGAAGAAGATTATGACTTGATTTCCGGATGGAAAAAGAAAAGATATGACCCAATAACCAAAACGCTTCCAACAAAACTCTTCAACGCAACTGCCCGAAAGTTTTCCGGCATAAAATTACACGACTTTAATTGCGGGTTGAAGGCTTATAAAAACACGGTAGTAAAAAATATCGAAGTGTACGGGGAAATGCACCGCTACATCCCGATTCTAGCCAAACAAGCCGGATTTACCCGGATCGGGGAA
Encoded proteins:
- a CDS encoding alcohol dehydrogenase, whose product is MLAYTYINKGNFRLQEKPLPQIADSRDAIVRVTLSSICTSDLHIKHGSVPRAVPGITVGHEMVGVVEQTGTNVTTVKPGDRVIINVETFCGECFFCKKGFVNNCTDPNGGWALGCRIDGGQAEYVRVPYADSGLNRIPDTVSDEQALFVGDVLATGFWAARISEIAEDDTVLVIGAGPTGICTLLCVMLKKPKRIIVCEKSPERIRFVREHYPEVLVTEPERCKEFVLEHSDHGGADVVLEVAGSDDTFRMAWECARPNAVVTVVALYDKPQLLPLPDMYGKNLTFKTGGVDGCDCAEILRLIEKGEIDTTPLITHRFPLNEIEEAYRIFENKLDGVIKIAITGK
- a CDS encoding glycosyltransferase family 2 protein encodes the protein MNISVVIPLYNEEESLPELSAWIERVMAANNFTYEIIMVDDGSNDKSWKVIEQLSAKNNHIRGIKFRRNYGKSAALHCGFEDAQGDVVITMDADLQDSPDEIPELYRMIMEEDYDLISGWKKKRYDPITKTLPTKLFNATARKFSGIKLHDFNCGLKAYKNTVVKNIEVYGEMHRYIPILAKQAGFTRIGEKVVHHQARKYGVTKFGLNRFINGFLDLLSVTFITRFAKKPMHLFGALGTLLFIIGFCAAAWIGVEKLIAVANNLRAPLVTNNPYFYIALTCMIIGSQLFLSGFLAELVSRSASDRNVYRIEKKI
- a CDS encoding DUF4199 domain-containing protein, whose translation is MKKNNEPFFKQNFIFGCLIGGTFIFASLLFILAGKGVVVNAQFHNIIMMLTIFGIFMGVRKYRDEQLAGVISYGKALKTGIYILCIASLCYAVYVFFLYTFNADLLTEFKNVTITTLKITGQNSPLFKMLEENMDVYFVPASIAFGELFNRILVGAAFSLFIAGLVRRSKLPFNPQEF
- a CDS encoding glucosaminidase domain-containing protein produces the protein MNKIYVILFLSFICVNICGASTDSRKAFIKKYKDIAIEEMDRTGIPASIKLAQGILESGCGKSQLAINANNHFGIKCHNWNGPSFTMDDDKRNECFRKYRNPEESWIDHSEFLLTRPRYAFLFDLPKTDYKGWAKGLKKAGYATASDYAQKLIKIIEEEELYQFDRPGKKIRPIPNELNYQLSESKNYQSRVVYINKIPSVKVKEGDTFESIAQYFNIPLKKLLKYNDKNELSIRTGMHVFLAKKKNKAPKGYTFHKTKAGDTMYMISQIYGIKLAKLLQYNYMENGEKPQVGEMISLRGPAQLY
- a CDS encoding response regulator transcription factor, which encodes MTKELDKEYRRLLLSQRIDSGSLNYDLLRQHIEVFSRSDVLRSQAVTIYDNFRFEHAYVSEYHKRQFGNGEIEVHPDDLNDVLKNAIASLKHVFQGNRNFTHMKVIREYRAKVGGRFRRVTESLQVLETDQLGNIWLALCILEISPNQMPPFTVNSQIINTATGEVFSPLTKYFQRELILTKRELEILNLISQGKLSKEISENLHISIHTVDTHRQHILAKLNVDNSHEAVRCALSLGLIEY
- the cdd gene encoding cytidine deaminase, encoding MEKVELKIDYTIYRESYPEEYEDLCRAALNVIKKAYCVYSGFAVGAAVLMNNGEVVCGTNQENVAYPSGLCAERTALFYACSTYPETGIKAIAIAARDHGMEVEDHVTPCGACRQVMAEIVQRYKADFDVIMLGRKRTIMIKASQLLPFSFVMS
- a CDS encoding TonB-dependent receptor, which produces MYKRFIILIFGILSLSATVYAQSFQTVRGTVKEQNGNRPIPYATIVLSGNDHTMGCTTDSLGNFVLSRVPIGRYDIHVSFIGYEPVIIKELLVSGGKETFIEVEMIESQTVLEEIVVHPRINKQEPINNMALGGRMLSVEEAGRYAGAADDPARLVSSFAGVTQSVGNNGIVVRGNAPKFLQWRMEGVEIPNPNHFADVTSFGGGGFTALSNQVLGNSDFFTGAFPAEFSNALSGVFDMYIRRGSNTSHEHAVQIGSLGVEAASEGPFKKGYEGSYLFNYRYSTLSLLSFMLPEDADGTNYQDLSFNIFLPAGQAGIFSIWGVGLIDHSGTTPEPDRNKWKYEQDKQNQDVKQYMGAVGIKHKIYVGEDASIQSTFATTINNIDMHTELLGNDDRLLPKNIVRNTYLNFIALSDFQKRFGRIHTNRTGIRWTGLRYDLTFADAAGHIGDLVEIADESGFSSLVNIYSESMLTLGNKVKMNIGITGQWFTLNDRYTIEPRLSVKWKFAPRQSLSFAYGMHSRLEMLNYYFTKDENSRMINKDLDFTKAHHVSLGYDLSPGENLHLRIEPYFQWLYDVPVIPGSTFAMLNLQGNEDWFISDQLINAGNAINYGIDITFEKYMSRGFYYMATASLYDSKYRTSDKGTWYDSRYNRHFAVNLLTGKEWMLGKNKQNMLGASGKVTVQGGDRYSPIDAEKSLLQQEAIYNERNPYSCRFAPMVLAHLTISYRINRKKVSHEFAAKLINVTGYKDYYGHRYNFRDHTVEAEREANILPNISYKINF
- a CDS encoding pyridoxamine 5'-phosphate oxidase family protein, which translates into the protein MNELRNMRRKRQQLPEEETIYLLRHATSGVLSLLDESGYPYGVPISYVYDDNKLYFHSALNGHKIDAIRHSDKASFTIICKDEVHPETFTTYFRSVICFGHLRIIDDATEKLNALYLLGKRYNPNDEQALDTEIQSSINRVAVIEFSIEHLTGKEAIELTRQREAQRHP